From the genome of Aliarcobacter lanthieri:
TTTAAAGTAATAGCAGTGAATAAAAATATAAATTTTTTAGAATTACTTTTTATAATTTTTTTATTATCCTCTTTAATCTCTTTTATATATATACTTATTTTTAAAGGAAAAATAAATACAAAATATTTTTTATTTGGACTTTTATTAGGCGTATTAAACTTTTCAAATATATATTTTTATATTAAAGCTCACAAAATATTTGAACAAACTCCAACTTTAGTATTTATTACTATGAATTTAGGGGTAATTATAGGAGGAGTAATGATTGGAAAATACTATTTTAAAGAAATTCTTTCAAAACAAGTAGTTTTCGGAGTTTTATTAGCTATTTCTTGTATAGTTTTATTGGCTTTTATACAATTAAAAATAATTTAAAAAGTTAATATTGGTTAATATTTGGTAAACAAAAAGTAAAAATAGGAATGAAATGGTATCACAAAGTAAATTTTTAAAAGATATATTTATATTAGGATTTGCAATATTTTCTATGTATTTTGGTGCAGGTAATATTATATTTCCACCATATTTAGGACTTACTTCTTCGAGTAATTGGGACTTGGCATTTGTGTCATATTTTATAGCAGATATTGGTTTTGCAACTTTAGCTATGTTTGCATTACTTAAAGCTGGTGGAAGAGTTGAAAATCTAACTCATAAATTAGGTACATTTGCAGGTATTATTTTGACTTCATCTATTATTCTATGTATAGGTCCTCTTATTGCATTACCTAGAACTGGTGCTACAACCTATGAAATGTTAATTGTCCCATTCTTTGGTTCTTCTTTTACAAACTCTTTAATTACTTCTATTGTTTATTATGGTTTAATTTTAATTTTTACATTAAAACCAACAACGATGATAGAAATCTTAGGTAGATTTTTAACTCCAGCTCTTTTTATTGGTTTATTAATTTTAATTATAAAAGGAATAGTTTATCCTATTGCTGGTGGTGAAATTGCACAAAGTAATGCAGAAACAAATACTATTATTTTTGATGGAATGTTAGCTGGATATCAAACATTAGATGTTTTAGCTGCACTTGCTTTTGGAATTATTATATTAAAAGCAGTTTCAGATAAAGGTGTTTATAAAGAACATAGTCAACAAATAAGACTTGTAGCATTTGCATCTATTGTTGCAGCAGTTTCAATATTTATAATATATTTTGGACTTACATATTTAGGTGCTACAACTTCAACAGTTTATGGAAGTGATATAGATAGAGCGACATTATTAAATAATATTATCTTCTCATTATTTGGAAGTAGTGGAAACTTACTTTTAGGAGTTGTTGTATTTTTGGCTTGTTTTACAACTGGAGCAGCACTTGTAAGTGTAACAGCTGAGTATTTTTCAAAACTATCTCATAGAAGAGTATCTTATACAACTTTAGTTGTAGTAGTTACTATTTTTAGTATAATTGTTACAAATTTTGGTTTAGAATTTATAATTTCTATTGCTTTTCCAATTTTAACTATTGTTTATCCAGCTGCTATTATTTTAGTTATTATATCTTTTTTTGATAAATTTATTCAAAATGACAATGTTTATAAATTAGCATGCTTTAGTGCAATAACATATTGTATTGTAGAAGTGATCTCTAAGAATATAGTTGAAATTTCATTTTTAAATTCTATTCCATTTTATAAAATAGGTTTTGCATGGGTTATTCCTGCAACTATATTTGGAATAATTGGATATTTTATAAAACCTAAAAAAGAGGATTAATTATCCTCTTTTAGTTGTTTTTCTAAACTTACTTACTTTTTTTGATTTTTCTTGTCTTTGAGCTTCTTTTCTTGCTTCTGGTTTTTTCTGTGAAAGAGGTTTAGGTTTGGGTTTTTTATTTCTTGGTTTTTTTTCAGTTGTTTCAAAACCTTCAAGTGTTAATCTTGGTATATTTAATTTTAACTCTTTTTCTATTTCAGCCATAAGCTTATAATCTTTTACACTTAAAAGTGTTATAGCAAGCCCTTCTTTTCCTGCACGACCAGTTCTTCCAACTCTATGAGTAAAATCAATAATTGTTTCAGGTAAAGAGTAGTTAATTACAACTGGTAATTCTTCTATATCTATCCCACGAGCTGCAATATCAGTAGCAACTAAAACTCTAAGTTCTTTTTCTTTGAATTTTCGTAAAGCTAAAGCACGACTACTTTGTCTTATATCTCCATGTATACAAGCTGATTTTAGCCCATCAAGTTCTAAATTTTCAACTAGATTATCTGCTTGTGCTTTTTGATTTACAAAAACTAATGCTTGAGAAAAATTTTTTGAACCAATAAGATATGATAAAAGTTCATGTTTTTTATCTTCATCTACCAAAACTATTTGTTGTTCTATTAATTTTACACTACTTCTTTGATTTGTTACTTCTATTACAACAGGATCATTTAAAAACTCTTTTGCTAATTTTTTAACTGTTGGGTTTATTGTTGCACTAAACATCATGATTTGTCTATTTACACCAATATTTGGTAATATCTTTTCAATCTCTTCTAAAAATCCCATATCAAGCATGGTATCAAGTTCATCAATTACTACATTTGTAACACTACTTAAATTTATTGTTCCATTTTTTAAGTGTTCTAGCAATCTTCCTGTTGTACAAACAGCTATATCAATACCATTTTTAAATTTCTTTTCTTGGTCTTTTGTTGATACTCCCCCAAAAATAGCAGCTCTTTTTATAGGGATATATTTTGAATAATCATCAATTGCTTTTATAATTTGTTTGGCTAATTCTCTTGTTGGTACAAGGATTAAACCTCTTAAAATATTATTTGTATTATTTTTTCTTTCTTTTAGTATTTCTTCTAAAATAGGTAGAATAAATGCACAGCTTTTACCAGTTCCACTTTGAGATATTCCTATTATATCTCTTTTTTTTAAAGCTATTGGAATAGCTTTTTCTTGAATAGAAGTAGGATTTTCATATCCTAAATCAACTATTGCTTTTAATATCTCATCACTTAAATTTAAATCTGAAAAAGTTTTGATAAAAAGTCCTTTATATATTAAAATATTATATAATATTGTATCTAAATTGAAATTAGAGATAAATTTTTAAATAAAGTTAATTATTTTATAAAATTATTATTATTTAAACAATACTTTATTTAGGTTAATGTTATAATTATATATGGATAGTTTCAGATAAATAATAATAAATATTATGAAAAAAAGTTTTTTTATGTTATAATTCTGTACTTAAAATTATAAACGAGGTATAAAACAATGGCTAAGTTAAGAACTAAAAAAAATTTACTTAGTATAGTTGCAAGTAGTTTTTGTTTATTTGGTATAAACTTAAATGCTTTAACTTTACAAGAAACTTTGGTTGAAGTTATGAACACTAACCCAGTTGTTCAGGAGAGACTAAAAAACTTTAATGAGACTCAACAAGATTTAGAAATAGCAAAATCAGAATGGTTGCCATCTATTGATTATAGAGGAAGTTTTGGTAGAAACAATGGGGGAGATATTAAAGACAATGGTAATTCAAAATATGATTTTACAGCCAGAGATGCTACATATAATCACTATACAAATTCTCTAAAGATAACTCAAAATCTTTTTAATGGATTTAGTACAACAGAAAAAATAAACTATCAAGAAGCTAGAGTTTTAGCTGCCGCTCATCATTATTTAGAAAATGCAAATGATATGGCTTTTCAAATGGTTGGATCATATATTGATTTATTAAGAAGTTATCAATTATTACAAAATGCGAAAGATAATGTTGCAATAAATAAAAAAATTTATGAAGATGTACAATCACTTTATGATCAAGGACTAACAACAAAATCTGAAATGACAAAAATATATGCATCTTTATCTTTAGCAAACTCAAATTTAACAGTTCAACAAAATAATACTATGGATAAAGAGTTCAAATTTAAAAGAATATTTGGTAGAAGTGTAAATGTTGGAACTTTAGAAGTACCAAAACTTAATTTACCAATGCCTGAGAGTATTCAACGAGCTAGCATGGTTGCAATTTCAAACAATCCTTCTATGATCGTAAGTAACTTTAACATTAAAGGTGCACAAGCTTTATATAGAGAGAAAAAAAGTAAATTTTATCCAACATTAGATATTGAAGCAGAACAATTATTTAATGATGTTTCTAAAAATAACAATGGATATGATAATCCAGATGATAGACAAAAAATCTATGCTGTAATTAACTGGAATCTATTTAAAGGTGGTGCACATACTGCTGATTTACAAAAAAGTAGAAGTTCTATTAATAAAGAAATAGAAATTCAAAGAGATTTAAAAAGACAAACTATTGAGAGTTTAGAACTTTCTTGGTCAGCTTATGAAATGCTTGGTAAACAATTAGAAGATTTATACAAATATTATGAATATTCAGAAGAGACACTTTCAAGTTATCAAAGTGAGTATGAAATGGGAAGAAGAACACTTCTTGACTTATTATCAGCTCAAAATGATTTAATAAGCTCTAAAGCACAAATTATAAATGCACAAATGGATAAGCTTTTTGCACAATATAGAATTTTAGATGCAATGGGAATGTTAGTAAGCTCTGTTTTAGATGAAAAAGATTATGCAAATGTTATTAAAGTAACTACAAACCCATTTGACGTATTAAAAGATGAATTACCAGTAGAGCTTGATGTTGATAAAGATGGTATTGTTGATCATTTAGATATTTGTGATAACTCTGTTGTTGGAAATGATGATATAACTCCTTATGGATGTAATCAGTATGAAAAAGATAGCGATTTTGATGGAATTCCTGATAGTAAAGATAGATGTCCAGATACACCATTTGGTGCTATTGTTGATGAATTTGGTTGTCCTATTGAAGGTCAAAATAAATTTAATATGACAAGTGGTGAATTTATTAATAATATTTTAGCTTATAATGAAAATAGTCCAAAAAAATCAGAAAAATTAGGGCTTTATGATTATGAATTTAATGCTGCAGCTAATAAAAATATTGCATCAACTTCATTAGATAAACATTTAATGTATGATGATTTTGCAATGATTAAAAGATTTGATTATGTAAATATGGATAATATTAATACTAATCAATTAGATGATATGGCTAGAGTTTTAAAAGAATATAATAATACAAATGTTGTTGTAACTGTAATTGGAAATACTCAAGGAACAAAAGATAAAGAAGAGAGTTTTAATAAAGCTCAAGAGTATGCAAATAATATTAAATCTTCTTTAATTGATAGAGGAGTTGATGAAAAAATTTTAGTTACTCAATCAAGAGTTGATTATGATAAAACATTTTTAGAAACTGTAAGCAGCGATTCTACACTAAATAATGTTGTTTATGTTGCTTTATATGTTCCTAAATCTACAACTTTAGGAAAAGATGATGACAATGATGGTGTAATTAATGATTTAGATGAATGTCCAAATACACCTGCTGGTCAAATGGTAGATGAAAAAGGTTGTTCAAGAAATATTAATCTTGAAGTTTTATTTGAAAATGATTCAGCTAAAATTTTATCAGGTAGTTTAGATAAAGTTATGGAATTTGCACAATATTTAAAAGATAATCCACAGTTTGATGCTAAAATTATTGGACATGCAAGTAACTCTGCAAGTGGTGTTAAAGCTCATACAAGCAAAAATTCGGCAGAATACAATATTGATTTATCTCAAAAAAGAGCAAATTCTATAAAAGATGTTTTAGTGAATAATGGTGTGGATGCTTCAAGACTTACAACTGATGGGAAAGGTTTTTCTGAACCGATTGTAAGTAATGAAACAGCAGAAGGAAGAGCAAAAAACAGAAGGATAGAAGCTGTTCTTATAAAAAAATAATAAGGACACATAATGATAAATAAAAGTTTAAGAAAGAATGATACATTACTTGATTCATTAGTTCTTTATACAAGACTTTTTCACAAACCTTTTTCAGCTGAGTCTTTACTTCAAGGTCTTCCTTTAGGAGACAATGAAGCAGACCAGCTTCTTTTTTCCAAAAATAGTTCAAAATCAATGTTTAGTAGAGCGGCTGCTAGAGCAGGGCTTAAAACAACAATTATTGAAAAACCTATTAAAGATATTTTAAATCTTCAACTTCCTGTAATATTACTTTTATCAAATGAAAATAGTTGTATTTTAGACTCTTTTAATGAAGATAGGACAAAAGCAAAAATTATATTTTCTGGTATTAATGATCCTTTAGAAGAATGGGTAGATATTGAGGAATTAGAAAAAGAGTATTTAGGTTATTCTTTTATGCTTAAGAAAGTTTATGAATATGAACATGATAATGGGAAAAAAACACTATCAATTGATAATCAAAAACATTGGTTTTGGAGTACTTTAGGTTTTTCAAAAAAAATTTATATGGATTGTATTATAGCTTCAATTTTAATAAATTTATTTGTTTTAGCAACACCACTTTTTACAATGAATGTTTATGATAGAGTTATTCCAAATAATGCTCAAGAAACTTTATTAGTTTTTACTATAGGGATTGTAGTTGTATTTTTACTTGATGCAACTTTAAAATTTGTTAGAACATATTTTTTAGAAATGGCTGCTAAAAAAAGTGATATTATAATGTCTTCTATTATATTTGAAAGAGTATTAGATATGCAAATGAGTGAACATCCAAAATCTGTTGGTTCTTTTGCAAATAATCTAAAAAGCTTTGATAGTATTAGAGGTTTTTTAACAAGTGCAACTTTAAGTGTATTGATAGATTTCCCTTTTGCAATACTATTTTTAATGGTAATTACTTATCTTGGTGGATTTTTAGTAATAGTCCCTATTTTTATCATTATTTTAATTATAATTTATGCAAAAATGATAAAAGACCCACTTAAACAAAGTATAGAAGCAACTTATGAAGCAAGTGCTAAGAAAAATGGTATTTTAATTGAATCTTTACACAATATTGAAACTATAAAAGCACAAGGAATGGCTGGAAATATACAATATTCTTGGGAAGAATCAACAGGTGAGATAGCAAATAAAGGATTAAAATCTAAACTTATTTCTGCTTCAATACCAACTGTAACTGGACTTTTAGTTGGTTTAAATACAGTTTTAATAGTAGTTTTTGGAGTGTATTTAATACAAGATTTTAAACTTACAATGGGAGGGTTAATAGCAACTATGATACTTTCAGGTAGAGCTATTGCGCCTATGGGACAAATTGTTTCACTTATTACAAACTATGAGGATACAAAACAATCTTTTAAAATGTTAGATGAAATTGTAAATAAACCACAAGAAAGACCATTTGCAAAAGAATTTGTAAAAATGCCATCTATTAGTGGAAATATTGAGTTTAGAAATGTAAGTTTTAAATATCCACAAAGTGATGCTTATGCTTTAAAAGATGTTAGTTTTAAAATAAAAGAAGGGGATAAAGTTGCATTTATTGGAAGAATAGGAAGTGGAAAGTCAACTATTGCAAAGCTTATATTAAAACTTTATGAACCAGATGAAGGTTCTATTTTAATTGATGGAATAGATATAGCTCAAATTGATCCTGCCGATTTAAGAAAAGGTATAAGTTATGTTCCTCAAGATATTCATTTATTTAGAGGAAGTATAAAACAAAATATACTAGGAATTCATAAATTTATTGATGACCAATGGATGTTAGAATGTTCAAAAACAAGTGGAACAGATGAATTTATAAGACTTCATCCTGCAGGATATGATATGCCAATAGGTGAAAGAGGACAAGGATTAAGTGGAGGGCAAAGACAAAGTGTTGGGATAGCTAGAGCTTTAATAAATAATGCTGATATTTGGATGTTTGATGAACCAACAAATGCCATGGATCAAACAAGTGAGTCTATTGTTCTAAAAAATTTAGGTGAAAAAATAAATGGTAAGACATTACTTTTAGTTACTCAAAAGATGAATATGATAGATTTAGTTGATAGAATTATAGTAATGAATTTTGGAGAGAAAGTATTAGATGGTTCAAAAGAAGAGGTTATAAAACAATTAGGTGGTGAAAGATGAGTTTTTTTAATAGTCCACAACTTCAAAAATATAAAGAAATTTATAATACTTTTATGGATAAAGATAATATAAAAGTTCCAAAAACTCCACTAAATCCAAATGATTATGAATATATGAAGAGTTTAAGTGCTGCTGTAGTATTTAACTCTTCAAAAAAATTACATTGGGTTTTAATATCTTTTTTAATAACTATTTTCTTATTTATCTTTTGGGCTGCATTTGCAGAGATTGATGAAATAGCAAGAGGAAGTGGAAAAGTAGTTCCAAGTGGTCAGAATCAGATTGTACAAAATTTAGAAGGTGGAATAGTACAAGAGATATTAGTTACAGAAGGTGATACTGTTGAAAAAGACCAAATTCTTATTAGAATTTCAAATGAAAAAGGTACTTCAACAGCTATGTCAAATGAGTTAAAATCTTACTATTTACAAGCTCAAATACAAAGATTAAGTGCAGAGTTAGCTCGTATTCCTTTTGAGTATGAAAAAAGTGATATTCAAGAATATAATGAGTTTTTAGATAATGAAAATGAATTATACCTAACAAATCAAAAGCAATTAGAATC
Proteins encoded in this window:
- a CDS encoding TolC family outer membrane protein; the encoded protein is MAKLRTKKNLLSIVASSFCLFGINLNALTLQETLVEVMNTNPVVQERLKNFNETQQDLEIAKSEWLPSIDYRGSFGRNNGGDIKDNGNSKYDFTARDATYNHYTNSLKITQNLFNGFSTTEKINYQEARVLAAAHHYLENANDMAFQMVGSYIDLLRSYQLLQNAKDNVAINKKIYEDVQSLYDQGLTTKSEMTKIYASLSLANSNLTVQQNNTMDKEFKFKRIFGRSVNVGTLEVPKLNLPMPESIQRASMVAISNNPSMIVSNFNIKGAQALYREKKSKFYPTLDIEAEQLFNDVSKNNNGYDNPDDRQKIYAVINWNLFKGGAHTADLQKSRSSINKEIEIQRDLKRQTIESLELSWSAYEMLGKQLEDLYKYYEYSEETLSSYQSEYEMGRRTLLDLLSAQNDLISSKAQIINAQMDKLFAQYRILDAMGMLVSSVLDEKDYANVIKVTTNPFDVLKDELPVELDVDKDGIVDHLDICDNSVVGNDDITPYGCNQYEKDSDFDGIPDSKDRCPDTPFGAIVDEFGCPIEGQNKFNMTSGEFINNILAYNENSPKKSEKLGLYDYEFNAAANKNIASTSLDKHLMYDDFAMIKRFDYVNMDNINTNQLDDMARVLKEYNNTNVVVTVIGNTQGTKDKEESFNKAQEYANNIKSSLIDRGVDEKILVTQSRVDYDKTFLETVSSDSTLNNVVYVALYVPKSTTLGKDDDNDGVINDLDECPNTPAGQMVDEKGCSRNINLEVLFENDSAKILSGSLDKVMEFAQYLKDNPQFDAKIIGHASNSASGVKAHTSKNSAEYNIDLSQKRANSIKDVLVNNGVDASRLTTDGKGFSEPIVSNETAEGRAKNRRIEAVLIKK
- a CDS encoding type I secretion system permease/ATPase, with product MINKSLRKNDTLLDSLVLYTRLFHKPFSAESLLQGLPLGDNEADQLLFSKNSSKSMFSRAAARAGLKTTIIEKPIKDILNLQLPVILLLSNENSCILDSFNEDRTKAKIIFSGINDPLEEWVDIEELEKEYLGYSFMLKKVYEYEHDNGKKTLSIDNQKHWFWSTLGFSKKIYMDCIIASILINLFVLATPLFTMNVYDRVIPNNAQETLLVFTIGIVVVFLLDATLKFVRTYFLEMAAKKSDIIMSSIIFERVLDMQMSEHPKSVGSFANNLKSFDSIRGFLTSATLSVLIDFPFAILFLMVITYLGGFLVIVPIFIIILIIIYAKMIKDPLKQSIEATYEASAKKNGILIESLHNIETIKAQGMAGNIQYSWEESTGEIANKGLKSKLISASIPTVTGLLVGLNTVLIVVFGVYLIQDFKLTMGGLIATMILSGRAIAPMGQIVSLITNYEDTKQSFKMLDEIVNKPQERPFAKEFVKMPSISGNIEFRNVSFKYPQSDAYALKDVSFKIKEGDKVAFIGRIGSGKSTIAKLILKLYEPDEGSILIDGIDIAQIDPADLRKGISYVPQDIHLFRGSIKQNILGIHKFIDDQWMLECSKTSGTDEFIRLHPAGYDMPIGERGQGLSGGQRQSVGIARALINNADIWMFDEPTNAMDQTSESIVLKNLGEKINGKTLLLVTQKMNMIDLVDRIIVMNFGEKVLDGSKEEVIKQLGGER
- the brnQ gene encoding branched-chain amino acid transport system II carrier protein, with protein sequence MVSQSKFLKDIFILGFAIFSMYFGAGNIIFPPYLGLTSSSNWDLAFVSYFIADIGFATLAMFALLKAGGRVENLTHKLGTFAGIILTSSIILCIGPLIALPRTGATTYEMLIVPFFGSSFTNSLITSIVYYGLILIFTLKPTTMIEILGRFLTPALFIGLLILIIKGIVYPIAGGEIAQSNAETNTIIFDGMLAGYQTLDVLAALAFGIIILKAVSDKGVYKEHSQQIRLVAFASIVAAVSIFIIYFGLTYLGATTSTVYGSDIDRATLLNNIIFSLFGSSGNLLLGVVVFLACFTTGAALVSVTAEYFSKLSHRRVSYTTLVVVVTIFSIIVTNFGLEFIISIAFPILTIVYPAAIILVIISFFDKFIQNDNVYKLACFSAITYCIVEVISKNIVEISFLNSIPFYKIGFAWVIPATIFGIIGYFIKPKKED
- a CDS encoding DEAD/DEAH box helicase; translated protein: MSNFNLDTILYNILIYKGLFIKTFSDLNLSDEILKAIVDLGYENPTSIQEKAIPIALKKRDIIGISQSGTGKSCAFILPILEEILKERKNNTNNILRGLILVPTRELAKQIIKAIDDYSKYIPIKRAAIFGGVSTKDQEKKFKNGIDIAVCTTGRLLEHLKNGTINLSSVTNVVIDELDTMLDMGFLEEIEKILPNIGVNRQIMMFSATINPTVKKLAKEFLNDPVVIEVTNQRSSVKLIEQQIVLVDEDKKHELLSYLIGSKNFSQALVFVNQKAQADNLVENLELDGLKSACIHGDIRQSSRALALRKFKEKELRVLVATDIAARGIDIEELPVVINYSLPETIIDFTHRVGRTGRAGKEGLAITLLSVKDYKLMAEIEKELKLNIPRLTLEGFETTEKKPRNKKPKPKPLSQKKPEARKEAQRQEKSKKVSKFRKTTKRG